One Rhodothermales bacterium DNA segment encodes these proteins:
- a CDS encoding sugar phosphate isomerase/epimerase, giving the protein MPILLNSIALEPNRWTADKTPFYALEDLLEPCAGAGFHHLEVWQYHLTALRTDAFERLVEAAEARSIACPIVGLYPQFHLAGDAWLKEQRRLQRTVGYAARLGARRVKLFAGMRASGDLDADARRRSIAAARELVEWAHWHGMDVTAETHANTLCDSVPAAARFLEEVGSPHLGLCFQPYDFTDTPRAVADFEALHEHVRHIHFQGRKNDAMAFLEEADIDYPALFRAFGERGFQGDLSIEFVKDCVVDRPEQLDLDLVLGNAQRDRRFVEELAQGAGVGF; this is encoded by the coding sequence ATGCCGATCCTCCTGAACAGCATCGCCCTTGAGCCCAACCGCTGGACAGCCGACAAGACGCCTTTTTACGCGCTGGAGGACCTCCTGGAGCCCTGCGCGGGGGCCGGTTTCCACCATCTCGAGGTGTGGCAATACCACCTGACCGCCCTGCGGACCGATGCCTTCGAACGCCTGGTCGAGGCGGCGGAGGCGCGCTCGATCGCCTGCCCGATCGTGGGCCTCTATCCCCAGTTTCACCTCGCGGGGGACGCCTGGCTCAAGGAACAGCGCCGGCTCCAGCGGACCGTCGGCTACGCCGCCCGGCTCGGCGCCCGGCGGGTGAAGCTCTTCGCCGGCATGCGCGCCTCCGGCGACCTGGACGCGGACGCCCGCCGGCGCTCCATCGCCGCCGCCCGCGAACTTGTCGAGTGGGCGCACTGGCACGGGATGGACGTCACCGCCGAGACCCACGCCAACACGCTATGCGACAGCGTGCCGGCGGCAGCGCGCTTCCTCGAGGAAGTCGGCTCCCCCCACCTCGGCCTCTGCTTCCAGCCGTACGACTTCACCGACACGCCGCGGGCCGTGGCCGACTTCGAGGCGCTGCATGAGCATGTCCGGCACATCCACTTCCAGGGCCGCAAGAACGACGCGATGGCCTTCCTCGAAGAAGCCGACATCGACTACCCCGCGCTCTTCCGGGCCTTCGGCGAGCGCGGTTTCCAGGGCGACCTCAGCATCGAGTTCGTGAAGGACTGCGTGGTGGATCGCCCGGAGCAGCTCGATCTGGATCTGGTGTTAGGCAATGCGCAGCGGGATCGGCGGTTTGTGGAGGAGCTGGCGCAGGGGGCCGGCGTCGGGTTTTAG
- a CDS encoding general stress protein CsbD, which translates to MATPRMDESWNRIKTQIRAIFGDALTDTELDKGRRDLNKLVDIIHDVTGEPPASIRGRMNAII; encoded by the coding sequence ATGGCTACGCCGCGGATGGATGAAAGCTGGAACCGTATTAAAACACAAATTCGCGCGATCTTTGGCGATGCGCTCACGGATACCGAACTCGACAAGGGCCGTCGCGATCTGAACAAACTGGTCGACATCATCCACGATGTGACCGGCGAGCCGCCCGCCTCGATTCGCGGCCGGATGAACGCCATTATCTGA
- a CDS encoding aldo/keto reductase — MNYVNLGATGLQVSELCLGCMTFGIPDRGTHPWTLPEDQSRPIIRRAYELGFNFYDTANTYSDGTSEEIVGKVLKELGPRDEFVIATKVYNRMRPGPNGAGLSRKAIMMEIDNSLRRLGTDYVDLYQIHRWDYDTPIEETLEALHDVVKAGKARYIGASSMFAWQFAKALYTSDLLGLTRFVTMQNHLNLMYREEEREMIPLCIDQGIGLIPWSPLARGRLTRPWGESTTRLETDDVLKRMYTATEAADRLVAERVAEVAGRHGVPMARIALAWVRQKPGVSAPIIGASKVGQLEDLVAALDVRLTDEEVAYLEEPYVPHAVAGHS; from the coding sequence ATGAACTACGTCAACCTCGGCGCCACCGGACTCCAGGTGTCCGAACTCTGCCTCGGCTGCATGACCTTCGGCATCCCCGACCGCGGCACGCACCCGTGGACCCTCCCCGAAGACCAGAGCCGGCCCATCATCCGCCGCGCCTACGAACTCGGCTTCAATTTCTACGACACGGCCAACACGTACTCCGACGGCACCAGCGAGGAGATCGTCGGCAAGGTGCTGAAGGAGCTGGGGCCGCGCGATGAATTCGTCATCGCCACCAAGGTCTACAACCGGATGCGGCCGGGCCCCAACGGCGCCGGCCTCTCGCGCAAGGCGATCATGATGGAGATCGACAACAGCCTCCGCCGCCTCGGGACAGACTATGTCGACCTCTACCAGATCCACCGGTGGGATTACGATACGCCCATCGAGGAGACCCTGGAGGCGCTCCACGATGTCGTCAAGGCCGGCAAGGCCCGCTACATCGGGGCTTCGTCGATGTTCGCCTGGCAGTTCGCGAAGGCGCTTTATACGTCGGACCTGCTCGGGCTCACGCGCTTCGTGACGATGCAGAACCACCTCAACCTGATGTACCGCGAGGAAGAACGGGAGATGATCCCCCTGTGCATCGACCAGGGCATCGGCCTCATCCCCTGGAGCCCCCTCGCCCGCGGCCGGCTGACGCGGCCCTGGGGCGAGTCGACGACGCGCCTGGAGACGGACGATGTCCTGAAACGGATGTACACGGCGACGGAAGCGGCCGACCGGCTCGTCGCCGAACGCGTCGCCGAGGTGGCCGGCCGGCATGGCGTGCCCATGGCCCGCATCGCCCTGGCGTGGGTCCGCCAGAAACCGGGCGTCAGCGCGCCGATCATCGGGGCGTCGAAGGTGGGGCAGCTGGAGGATCTCGTGGCGGCGCTGGATGTCCGGCTGACGGATGAGGAGGTCGCCTACCTCGAGGAGCCCTACGTGCCGCACGCCGTGGCGGGGCATTCGTGA
- a CDS encoding DUF4113 domain-containing protein, which yields LKYARDALIKQKLNIVGLRVVHELRGMACIGLEMVLPDRQQTICSRSFGAPLEAYDRVREAVSAYTAIAAKRLRDARQQATTIHVFITTKSFGQGPHYSNSHAVMLPEPTAYTPLLIRYASKAFDRIWRPGYAYRRAGVVLTGLSNNRFVQLDAFEGDRRQSESALMRAMDSINERYGRDAVFLGSTGTEKEWLSRCTEKPPCYTTQWGDLLRVA from the coding sequence AGCTGAAATACGCCCGCGACGCGTTGATCAAGCAGAAGCTGAACATCGTCGGGCTGCGCGTGGTGCACGAGCTGCGGGGGATGGCGTGCATCGGGCTGGAGATGGTGCTGCCGGACCGGCAGCAGACCATCTGCTCGCGCTCCTTCGGCGCCCCGCTCGAGGCCTACGACCGGGTGCGCGAGGCAGTGTCCGCCTACACCGCCATCGCCGCCAAACGCCTCCGCGACGCCCGCCAGCAGGCGACGACGATCCACGTGTTTATCACCACCAAGAGCTTCGGGCAGGGGCCGCACTACAGCAACTCACACGCGGTGATGCTGCCCGAGCCCACCGCCTACACCCCGCTGCTGATTCGGTATGCCTCGAAGGCGTTCGACCGGATCTGGCGGCCGGGGTACGCCTACCGCCGCGCCGGCGTGGTGCTGACCGGGCTATCCAATAACCGCTTCGTCCAGCTGGACGCCTTCGAGGGCGACCGCCGGCAGAGCGAGTCCGCCCTGATGCGTGCGATGGACTCGATCAACGAGCGGTACGGCCGCGATGCCGTCTTCCTCGGCTCCACCGGCACCGAAAAGGAGTGGCTATCGCGGTGCACCGAAAAACCGCCGTGCTACACGACGCAGTGGGGGGATTTGCTGCGGGTGGCGTAG
- a CDS encoding DEAD/DEAH box helicase codes for MDLSPDTLAKRLAAHYLACVEAEDRRSLQLRREELGKRFIAPWIGQETLLHGNVESIECHPAGDAERAFLAKGIGDPRGADIGFYGFPLWHDAAGRLSPLFIVPVTVEDLGGRGNERAYLLHRTDRLILNRYLFSAYTGEELDEIQRELESDTYASFADRLGAALAHAKTPAFSYSDRRIEPLPTEGPSRWVRVPVFLRDARGPFTFNLRQDLAALSRYESVYGDTTGTALRLLWETRPHKAKRAAGGIAEALPLNPSQEHATRASRDLPLTVVTGPPGTGKSQVVVDLLASSILSGQPILFASKNNQAVDVVRQRLREALGEDLDFSLRVGNREAMDAMGPEILDRLNRLTDAGPPGGERKARNRLKQARAALDDLYRQQAAGEIDGGIDVFLDEWRALKAEVAEATRRLCRAVWGRQLCREADAVRRALKSYRDALRLVGGRGAAFVQSLDRVAATQQELAQYLPIWITTALSVRNAVPLRAGQFDLVVIDEASQCDIASAVPLLYRAHRATVIGDPHQFRHIASLDPAGEAALPTSEGLLPNWSYVSHSIFDVAARAFERAGHSEPLFLDEHYRSHPAIISFSNEQFYDGRLTIRTDLDALQRRLEGLEAGVFWLDVPGTVPHATRSAYNPDEIDAVLEHVARLMETAGPEVSIGVVTPFRAQIDRLKARVRDAAWYEVSNRRLRVGTSHTFQGDECDIVVFSPVVAEGIRDGARVWAATTESLLNVAVTRARAALHIVGDRAACEAAGGALAALSRHARAFEG; via the coding sequence ATGGACCTTTCTCCCGACACCCTCGCGAAGCGCCTCGCCGCGCACTACCTCGCGTGCGTCGAGGCCGAAGACCGGCGCTCGCTCCAGCTCCGCCGCGAGGAGCTGGGGAAACGGTTCATCGCACCGTGGATCGGGCAGGAGACGCTGCTGCACGGCAACGTGGAATCGATCGAATGCCATCCGGCCGGCGACGCGGAGCGGGCCTTCCTGGCCAAGGGCATCGGCGACCCGCGCGGGGCCGACATCGGCTTTTACGGCTTCCCGCTCTGGCACGACGCCGCCGGCCGCCTCTCGCCGCTGTTCATCGTCCCCGTCACCGTCGAGGACCTCGGCGGCCGCGGCAACGAGCGCGCCTACCTCCTTCACCGCACGGACCGGCTCATCCTCAACCGGTACCTCTTCAGCGCGTACACCGGCGAGGAGCTGGACGAAATACAGCGCGAACTCGAAAGCGACACCTACGCCTCCTTCGCCGACCGCCTCGGGGCGGCGCTGGCCCACGCCAAAACGCCGGCCTTCTCGTACTCCGACCGCCGCATCGAGCCGCTGCCCACCGAAGGCCCCTCGCGATGGGTGCGTGTCCCGGTGTTCCTGCGCGATGCGCGCGGTCCGTTCACGTTCAACCTCCGGCAGGATCTGGCCGCGCTGTCGCGGTACGAGTCGGTCTACGGCGACACCACCGGCACGGCCCTGCGGCTCCTGTGGGAGACGCGCCCGCACAAGGCGAAGCGGGCCGCCGGCGGGATCGCCGAGGCGCTGCCGCTCAACCCGTCGCAGGAGCACGCCACGCGGGCGTCGCGCGACCTGCCGCTGACCGTCGTCACCGGGCCGCCCGGGACCGGGAAGTCGCAGGTGGTGGTCGACCTCCTCGCCTCGTCGATCCTCTCCGGCCAGCCCATCCTCTTCGCCAGCAAAAACAACCAGGCCGTCGATGTGGTGCGTCAGCGCCTGCGGGAGGCGCTGGGTGAGGACCTGGATTTCAGCCTTCGGGTCGGCAACCGGGAGGCGATGGATGCGATGGGGCCCGAGATCCTCGACCGGCTGAACCGCCTGACGGATGCCGGCCCGCCCGGGGGCGAACGCAAGGCGCGCAACCGGCTCAAGCAGGCCCGCGCGGCGCTGGACGACCTGTACCGCCAGCAGGCGGCCGGCGAGATCGACGGCGGGATCGACGTCTTTCTCGACGAATGGCGCGCCCTCAAGGCCGAGGTGGCGGAAGCAACGCGCCGGCTGTGCCGGGCGGTATGGGGGCGCCAGCTGTGCCGGGAGGCGGACGCCGTCCGCCGGGCCCTGAAAAGCTACCGCGATGCGCTACGGCTCGTCGGCGGACGCGGCGCGGCGTTCGTGCAGTCGCTGGACCGCGTGGCGGCGACCCAGCAGGAGCTGGCGCAGTACCTGCCGATCTGGATCACGACCGCGCTGTCGGTGCGCAACGCGGTGCCCCTGCGCGCGGGGCAGTTCGATCTGGTGGTGATCGACGAGGCCAGCCAGTGCGACATCGCGTCGGCCGTCCCGCTCCTCTACCGCGCCCACCGGGCTACCGTCATCGGAGATCCGCACCAGTTCCGGCACATCGCCAGCCTCGACCCGGCCGGCGAGGCGGCCTTGCCCACGAGCGAGGGGCTGCTGCCCAACTGGTCGTACGTGTCGCACTCCATCTTCGACGTCGCCGCGCGGGCCTTCGAGCGCGCCGGCCACAGCGAGCCGCTGTTCCTCGACGAACACTACCGCAGCCATCCGGCGATCATCTCCTTCTCCAACGAACAGTTCTACGACGGCCGGCTGACGATCCGGACGGACCTCGATGCCCTGCAGCGCCGGCTCGAAGGCCTCGAAGCCGGCGTGTTCTGGCTGGATGTGCCCGGCACCGTCCCCCACGCCACCCGCAGCGCCTACAATCCCGACGAGATCGACGCCGTCCTCGAACATGTGGCGCGGCTGATGGAGACGGCCGGCCCCGAGGTCAGCATCGGCGTCGTGACGCCGTTTCGGGCGCAGATCGACCGGCTCAAGGCGCGCGTCCGCGACGCGGCGTGGTACGAGGTGTCGAATCGCCGGCTGCGCGTGGGCACGTCGCACACGTTCCAGGGGGATGAGTGCGACATCGTCGTCTTTTCGCCGGTCGTGGCGGAGGGGATTCGAGACGGCGCCCGGGTGTGGGCGGCGACCACCGAGTCGCTGCTCAACGTCGCCGTCACCCGCGCCCGCGCCGCGCTACACATCGTGGGGGATCGCGCCGCATGCGAAGCCGCCGGCGGAGCGCTGGCGGCGCTGTCGCGCCACGCCCGGGCGTTCGAAGGGTGA
- a CDS encoding T9SS type A sorting domain-containing protein, with protein MLWLVPAYAQVGAVQRIPAQIDATPDRLAMDAPGRIPAGVGSLLDDSGLPLPESPAGAHPNPFIPVTTVRYAVPQTGWVRVAVYDMPGRQIQVLVDGLMADGTHEVTFDGGGLPGGTYVYRVETPTAIETYTILLLK; from the coding sequence GTGCTCTGGTTGGTGCCGGCCTACGCACAGGTGGGCGCTGTTCAACGGATCCCGGCACAGATCGACGCTACCCCGGATCGCCTCGCGATGGATGCCCCCGGCCGGATCCCCGCAGGGGTGGGGTCGCTTCTCGACGATTCGGGGTTACCGCTGCCCGAATCGCCGGCCGGCGCCCATCCCAACCCGTTCATTCCGGTGACAACGGTCCGTTACGCCGTGCCGCAGACCGGATGGGTGCGGGTTGCGGTATACGATATGCCGGGGCGCCAAATCCAGGTACTCGTGGACGGCCTGATGGCGGACGGTACGCACGAAGTGACGTTCGACGGCGGCGGGCTGCCCGGCGGCACGTATGTGTACCGGGTCGAGACGCCGACGGCCATCGAGACCTACACGATCCTTTTGCTCAAGTGA